Proteins encoded in a region of the Flammeovirga yaeyamensis genome:
- a CDS encoding LamG domain-containing protein: MKFHFIKIMTLVSLMSLLFSCSEETSNPNQKVSFSFDVTDSSSRDSLTPTKVIVSIEQDGDEIKNLTSLELYNSNGSYISEELELPGGDFSVTEFLVTDDSNSIIYLTPKVGSDFENFVTTPLPHLFNVESEESTIVVLDVIDAQLASLEEFGYSSFTFNIVDYFKVGLQLYLSFDGGVVADSSTNNHVFTSYGDVQFSTDKDGVENNAISFDGVDEYISMSNSLVKDYEKFTCSVWLKPDNFDVEYVGFFNQSPDYYVSEEENRDQVIGFFTRSKYHPTYGGFGWTINFQDYSWLDTRFVYDDEPNKWVHYVSTFDGEVWVNYINGFEVSRHEVESNKLLGNSYPLEIGRTRAFPSTGLLTKYYKGSMDEYRVYDRALSEYEVYQLYKK, translated from the coding sequence ATGAAATTTCATTTTATTAAAATTATGACATTAGTGTCCCTAATGTCTTTGCTTTTTTCTTGCTCAGAAGAAACGTCTAATCCAAACCAAAAAGTATCATTTTCATTTGATGTTACTGACAGTTCGTCAAGAGATTCTTTGACACCAACTAAAGTAATTGTTTCTATAGAACAAGATGGTGATGAGATTAAAAACTTAACTTCATTAGAATTGTATAATTCTAATGGCTCTTACATTTCAGAAGAATTGGAATTGCCAGGGGGAGATTTTTCAGTGACTGAATTCCTTGTAACTGATGATAGTAACTCTATTATTTACTTAACTCCTAAAGTAGGTTCAGACTTTGAAAATTTTGTAACTACTCCTCTTCCACATCTATTTAATGTAGAGAGTGAAGAGTCTACTATTGTTGTACTAGATGTAATTGATGCTCAACTAGCTTCGTTGGAAGAGTTTGGTTATTCTTCGTTTACCTTCAACATAGTTGATTATTTTAAAGTAGGTTTACAGCTTTATTTGTCTTTTGACGGAGGAGTTGTTGCTGATTCTAGTACAAATAATCATGTTTTTACTTCTTATGGAGATGTACAGTTTTCAACAGATAAAGATGGTGTTGAAAACAATGCAATTTCTTTTGATGGAGTCGATGAATACATTTCAATGAGTAATTCATTAGTAAAAGACTATGAAAAATTCACATGTTCTGTTTGGTTAAAACCTGATAATTTTGATGTTGAATATGTCGGTTTCTTTAATCAAAGCCCTGACTATTATGTGAGTGAAGAAGAAAATAGAGATCAAGTTATAGGTTTCTTTACTAGAAGTAAGTATCATCCGACTTATGGAGGTTTTGGATGGACAATTAACTTCCAAGATTATTCTTGGCTTGATACAAGATTTGTTTATGACGATGAACCAAATAAGTGGGTACATTATGTGTCTACGTTTGATGGTGAAGTATGGGTAAATTATATTAATGGCTTTGAAGTTAGTCGACACGAAGTAGAATCAAATAAGTTGTTAGGTAATTCTTACCCATTAGAAATTGGTAGAACAAGAGCATTTCCTTCAACAGGTCTTTTAACTAAATATTATAAAGGCTCAATGGACGAATATAGAGTATATGATAGAGCATTATCAGAATACGAAGTATATCAACTTTATAAAAAATAA
- a CDS encoding sigma-70 family RNA polymerase sigma factor: MMNTQQVWNTFKGDLHRFIKFKVNDTSVADDILKDVFIKIHSNLDHLKDEKKLSSWVYQLTRNTIIDYYRKKQLLFKDVEGMENQFFIEDSPEDERYCKECVRPFILELPEDYKDAILKITYENISQKEYAEKNGLAYSTVKSRVQRGRDQLKKSFETCCVDNQGDNECCSDRN; encoded by the coding sequence ATGATGAATACACAACAAGTATGGAATACATTCAAAGGTGATTTGCACAGGTTTATCAAATTTAAAGTAAATGATACTTCTGTAGCGGATGATATTCTTAAGGATGTATTTATAAAGATCCATAGCAATCTAGATCATTTAAAAGATGAAAAAAAACTGAGTAGTTGGGTCTATCAATTGACTAGAAATACCATTATTGACTACTACAGAAAGAAGCAATTGCTTTTTAAAGATGTGGAAGGGATGGAAAATCAATTTTTCATAGAAGATAGTCCAGAAGACGAAAGATATTGCAAAGAATGTGTTCGTCCGTTTATTCTTGAACTTCCTGAAGATTATAAAGACGCTATTCTAAAAATTACTTACGAGAATATTTCTCAAAAAGAATATGCTGAGAAAAATGGTTTGGCTTATTCTACAGTGAAGTCGAGAGTACAACGTGGGCGCGATCAGTTAAAAAAATCTTTCGAGACATGTTGTGTTGATAATCAAGGAGATAATGAGTGTTGTTCGGATAGAAATTAA
- a CDS encoding NAD-dependent epimerase/dehydratase family protein, with amino-acid sequence MNKFLITGGAGFVPSSIADRLLENPNNFVVCVDNFLTGEAWKVPDHPNCKFIKCDVNRYEEIAAIMTSYKFDYVFHYAAVVGVKRTLANPVLVLEDIQGIENVLRLSKNTGVKRVFYSSSSEVYGEPVHLPQHEHTTPLNSRLPYAIVKNVGEAYCKSFKQEFDLDYTILRFFNTYGPKQSTDFVMSKFIDAALRNEPITIYGDGSQTRTFCFIKDNVDSTIKMLEEELMVNDVINVGNDHITSIKELAEIIIETTGSSSEIAYLDPLKEGDMTRRQPDIEKMKGILGRDLTPLKEGLKLVIEARKNLLNKGELV; translated from the coding sequence ATGAATAAATTTTTAATTACCGGCGGTGCTGGATTTGTACCAAGTTCCATTGCTGACCGTTTATTAGAAAACCCCAATAACTTTGTTGTTTGCGTTGATAACTTCCTAACAGGCGAAGCTTGGAAGGTACCGGATCATCCTAACTGTAAATTTATTAAGTGTGATGTGAATCGCTATGAAGAAATAGCGGCGATCATGACTTCCTATAAATTTGACTATGTATTTCATTATGCAGCAGTTGTTGGTGTAAAGAGAACATTAGCCAACCCTGTATTGGTATTAGAGGATATTCAAGGTATTGAAAATGTCTTGAGGTTATCAAAAAATACAGGTGTGAAAAGAGTATTCTACTCTTCATCATCAGAAGTATATGGAGAACCTGTTCATTTACCACAACACGAACATACTACTCCATTAAATTCACGTTTACCTTATGCTATCGTAAAAAACGTGGGTGAGGCCTACTGCAAGTCATTCAAACAAGAATTTGATTTAGATTACACCATTCTTCGTTTCTTCAATACGTATGGACCAAAACAAAGTACAGACTTTGTAATGTCTAAATTTATTGATGCGGCATTAAGAAATGAACCTATTACAATTTACGGTGATGGGTCTCAAACAAGAACATTCTGCTTTATTAAAGACAATGTTGATTCTACCATCAAAATGCTTGAAGAGGAATTGATGGTTAACGATGTAATTAATGTTGGTAATGATCATATCACAAGTATCAAAGAACTTGCGGAAATCATTATTGAGACAACAGGATCTTCATCAGAAATTGCATACCTAGATCCGCTTAAAGAAGGTGATATGACAAGAAGACAACCTGATATTGAAAAAATGAAAGGTATTCTTGGTCGTGACCTTACACCTTTGAAAGAAGGTTTAAAATTGGTTATTGAAGCGAGAAAGAACCTTCTAAATAAAGGAGAATTGGTATAA